A genomic segment from Aegilops tauschii subsp. strangulata cultivar AL8/78 chromosome 1, Aet v6.0, whole genome shotgun sequence encodes:
- the LOC109754722 gene encoding F-box protein At2g26160, which translates to MEAENKPHSQPPPSWSDLPLDLAGLVLRLLPGYADRARFAAVCPQWRAAARQQLRTPSLPLLVLPDGTFYSLPYEEPFCFPGCGFAGYKSACGSWLVFPRDDGCFLVNPFSRATMTLPPLSSVRLRPPSAVAKWSYEHGSKFAVPYTTWMHINDSEKLHIIKLILCSPNLVAALVGVEHTSQILMCQPGALSWSVRACDKCRDFEDMIFYQGKLYVLTDNENLLVVNISNDQGTGDPQVSRIGRVIKGNGERCYMGGLRLYHVMQDENSMPVMPLKKIYLVESRGALLMVCRKIWCQVPEPKPGVRGKVVAGQNKFEVFEADFEHSRWIKVSDVGDDQVLFLGRRCSRAVSVSRYGLLGNRIFFLDDDDEYRIDYYYNEENTSCSAYDMRLGSVSSPHPMISWKRRIETRLAAWLFPQD; encoded by the coding sequence ATGGAAGCAGAGAACAAGCCGCACTCGCAGCCACCGCCATCGTGGTCAGACCTGCCGCTGGACCTAGCAGGCCTGGTGCTCCGCCTTCTCCCCGGGTACGCCGACCGCGCCCGCTTCGCCGCGGTGTGCCCGCAATGGCGTGCCGCCGCAAGGCAGCAGCTCCGGACCCCATCACTGCCCCTGCTCGTTCTCCCCGACGGCACCTTCTACAGCCTCCCCTATGAAGAGCCTTTCTGCTTCCCGGGCTGCGGCTTCGCTGGGTACAAGAGTGCCTGCGGAAGCTGGCTTGTCTTCCCCCGCGATGATGGGTGCTTCCTTGTCAACCCTTTCTCCAGGGCCACCATGACACTCCCTCCTCTCTCCAGCGTCCGACTCCGGCCTCCAAGTGCAGTCGCTAAATGGTCATATGAGCATGGGTCAAAATTTGCCGTCCCCTACACTACATGGATGCATATCAATGACTCAGAGAAGCTGCACATAATTAAGCTAATCCTGTGCTCGCCAAACCTTGTTGCCGCACTAGTTGGCGTTGAGCACACCAGTCAGATCCTAATGTGCCAGCCAGGGGCCTTGTCGTGGTCGGTACGCGCGTGCGACAAGTGTAGGGATTTTGAAGACATGATATTCTACCAAGGAAAGCTCTATGTCCTTACCGATAACGAGAACCTCCTTGTGGTGAACATCAGCAACGACCAAGGCACCGGTGATCCACAGGTTTCTCGGATTGGAAGAGTCATCAAAGGCAATGGTGAGCGCTGCTACATGGGTGGTCTCAGGTTGTACCATGTGATGCAAGACGAGAACTCTATGCCCGTCATGCCCCTCAAAAAGATCTATCTGGTTGAATCACGTGGCGCGTTACTGATGGTATGCAGGAAGATTTGGTGCCAGGTTCCTGAACCTAAACCTGGAGTGAGGGGTAAAGTTGTTGCTGGACAGAACAAGTTTGAGGTATTTGAGGCTGACTTCGAGCATTCACGGTGGATCAAGGTGTCGGACGTGGGGGATGACCAGGTGCTATTTCTAGGGCGAAGGTGCTCCAGGGCCGTGTCCGTGTCTCGGTACGGTTTGTTGGGCAATCGCATCTTCTTCTTGGATGATGACGACGAGTATCGTATAGACTACTATTACAACGAGGAGAATACATCATGCAGCGCCTATGACATGCGACTCGGCAGCGTCTCTTCCCCTCATCCAATGATCTCCTGGAAGCGCCGCATTGAGACACGTCTGGCAGCATGGCTCTTTCCTCAGGACTGA
- the LOC109754723 gene encoding putative F-box protein At1g65770: MEADKKPRSQPRSPWSDLPLDIGGVVFSRLPRYADRAAFALVCPQWRDAARRQVLTLPLPLPVLALPDGTFYSIFYPKLYSFPGCGFAGYESVCDSWLVFPRDDGCFLVNPFSRASFMLPALSSVRLLPPNAVAKWSLEDGSQVADPYITWMHINTSEKLHISKLLLCSPNLVAALVGIGHTSQILMCQPGASSWSVRAYDQCKGFEDMAFYQGKLYTIANDENLLVVNISQDHSTGDPQVSRIGQIIKGEPWYPAVFEDDTMCCKKLYLVESHGVLLMARRTIMCRVPGPGAVPIEVAGLTGFEVYKADFEHSRWVKVSTVGDDQLLFLGRRCSRAMSVSQYGLPGDYILFLDDDEENRMDYCYDRENTSFGAYKLGSDGVLFPHPYISWKLCDEMRLAAWLFPRDP, from the coding sequence ATGGAAGCAGACAAGAAACCACGCTCGCAGCCCCGGTCACCGTGGTCAGACCTCCCGCTGGACATAGGGGGCGTGGTGTTCAGCAGGCTCCCCCGGTACGCTGACCGCGCCGCCTTTGCTCTGGTGTGCCCGCAGTGGCGTGACGCCGCGAGGCGGCAGGTCCTGACCCTGCCACTGCCACTGCCGGTGCTCGCGCTCCCAGACGGCACCTTCTACAGCATCTTCTACCCTAAGCTCTATTCCTTCCCTGGCTGCGGCTTCGCGGGGTACGAGAGTGTCTGTGACAGCTGGCTCGTCTTCCCACGTGACGACGGCTGCTTCCTGGTCAATCCATTCTCCAGGGCCAGCTTCATGCTCCCTGCTCTCTCCAGTGTCCGACTCCTGCCTCCAAATGCAGTCGCTAAGTGGTCACTCGAGGATGGGTCACAAGTTGCTGACCCTTACATCACATGGATGCATATCAATACATCGGAAAAGCTGCACATAAGTAAGCTACTCCTGTGCTCGCCAAACCTTGTTGCTGCACTGGTTGGCATTGGACACACCAGCCAGATTCTGATGTGCCAGCCAGGGGCCTCGTCGTGGTCAGTGCGTGCTTACGATCAGTGTAAGGGGTTCGAAGACATGGCATTCTACCAGGGAAAGCTCTACACCATTGCCAATGACGAGAACCTCCTTGTGGTGAACATCAGCCAGGACCATAGCACCGGCGATCCACAGGTTTCTCGGATTGGACAAATCATCAAGGGTGAGCCATGGTATCCAGCTGTGTTTGAGGACGACACTATGTGCTGCAAGAAGCTTTACCTGGTTGAATCGCATGGGGTGTTGCTGATGGCACGAAGGACGATCATGTGCCGGGTACCTGGACCTGGAGCGGTGCCTATTGAAGTTGCTGGACTGACTGGGTTTGAGGTTTACAAGGCCGACTTTGAGCATTCACGGTGGGTCAAGGTATCGACCGTGGGGGATGACCAACTGCTGTTTCTAGGGCGAAGGTGCTCCAGGGCCATGTCTGTGTCTCAGTACGGGTTGCCCGGTGATTATATCCTCTTCTTGGATGATGATGAGGAGAATCGTATGGACTACTGCTACGACAGGGAGAACACTTCTTTCGGCGCCTATAAATTGGGATCCGACGGTGTCCTTTTCCCTCATCCCTATATTTCCTGGAAGCTTTGCGATGAGATGCGTCTGGCTGCATGGCTCTTCCCTCGGGACCCATGA